One stretch of Kogia breviceps isolate mKogBre1 chromosome 18, mKogBre1 haplotype 1, whole genome shotgun sequence DNA includes these proteins:
- the PDCD2L gene encoding programmed cell death protein 2-like isoform X2 → MAAVRKPVLLGLRDTAVHGCPTGLGAWTASKLGGVPDALPAVAAPRPVCELCRQPLALVVQVYCPLEGSPFHRLLHVFACPHPGCASGRARSWKVFRSQCLQMREKETQDAQQEDGLTAEDWCEGADDWGSDGEEAPPLQVISDFGNDSSSAKDRDWPAQLQDLRLQDTVPDAAPPVPPGEGMALPSVLPQFLPYYICVVEEDDYRDFVSLDHAQSLLREYQQREGTDMEQLLSQSLSSDGDEKYEKTIIKSGDKMFYKFMKRIAACQEQILRYSWSGEPLFLTCPTSEVTELPACSHCGIRRIFEFQLMPALVSMLRSANLGLSVEFGTILIYTCEKSCWPQNHGTPVEEFCIIQEDPDELLFK, encoded by the exons ATGGCGGCCGTTCGGAAGCCGGTGCTGCTCGGGCTTCGAGATACTGCAGTGCACGGCTGCCCCACGGGGCTGGGCGCCTGGACCGCGAGCAAGCTGGGCGGCGTTCCG GACGCCCTGCCCGCCGTGGCAGCGCCGAGGCCAGTGTGTGAACTTTGCAGGCAGCCGCTTGCCCTGGTCGTGCAGGTGTACTGCCCTCTGGAAGGCTCCCCGTTTCATCGGCTCCTGCACGTGTTCGCTTGCCCCCATCCGGGGTGCGCTAGTGGCAGGGCGCGCAG TTGGAAGGTGTTTCGTTCCCAGTGCCTGCAAATGCGAGAGAAAGAGACGCAGGACGCTCAG CAGGAAGATGGCCTCACAGCTGAGGATTGGTGTGAAGGTGCAGATGACTGGGGAAGTGATGGTGAGGAGGCGCCTCCACTACAGGTTATCTCAGATTTCGGAAATGATTCCAGCAGTGCCAAAGACAGAGATTGGCCTGCCCAGCTCCAAGACCTCCGCCTGCAGGATACTGTCCCGGATGCTGCTCCTCCTGTGCCTCCTGGGGAAGGGATGGCCTTGCCTTCTGTGCTGCCGCAGTTCCTGCCCTACTACATCTGTGTTGTTGAGGAGGATGACTACAGGGACTTCGTCAGTCTAGATCATGCTCAGAGCCTTCTGAGGGAGTATCAACAGAGAGAGGGAACTGATATGGAACAGTTGCTTTCCCAAAG TCTTTCTAGTGATggtgatgaaaaatatgagaagACCATAATTAAAAGTGGAGATAAGATGTTTTACAAATTCATGAAGAGAATTGCTGCTTGTCAGGAGCAGATTTTGAG GTATTCCTGGAGTGGAGAACCACTTTTCTTGACCTGCCCTACATCAGAAGTCACTGAGCTCCCAGCCTGCAGTCACTGTGGAATCCGAAGGATATTTGAGTTTCAGCTTATGCCAGCGCTGGTCAGCATGCTCAGAAGTGCTAATTTAG GcctttctgtggaatttggaaccatTCTAATATACACATGTGAGAAGAGTTGCTGGCCTCAAAATCATGGGACTCCTGTGGAAGAATTTTGTATTATCCAAGAGGACCCAGATGAATTATTATTTAAGTAG
- the PDCD2L gene encoding programmed cell death protein 2-like isoform X1: protein MAAVRKPVLLGLRDTAVHGCPTGLGAWTASKLGGVPDALPAVAAPRPVCELCRQPLALVVQVYCPLEGSPFHRLLHVFACPHPGCASGRARSWKVFRSQCLQMREKETQDAQKQEDGLTAEDWCEGADDWGSDGEEAPPLQVISDFGNDSSSAKDRDWPAQLQDLRLQDTVPDAAPPVPPGEGMALPSVLPQFLPYYICVVEEDDYRDFVSLDHAQSLLREYQQREGTDMEQLLSQSLSSDGDEKYEKTIIKSGDKMFYKFMKRIAACQEQILRYSWSGEPLFLTCPTSEVTELPACSHCGIRRIFEFQLMPALVSMLRSANLGLSVEFGTILIYTCEKSCWPQNHGTPVEEFCIIQEDPDELLFK, encoded by the exons ATGGCGGCCGTTCGGAAGCCGGTGCTGCTCGGGCTTCGAGATACTGCAGTGCACGGCTGCCCCACGGGGCTGGGCGCCTGGACCGCGAGCAAGCTGGGCGGCGTTCCG GACGCCCTGCCCGCCGTGGCAGCGCCGAGGCCAGTGTGTGAACTTTGCAGGCAGCCGCTTGCCCTGGTCGTGCAGGTGTACTGCCCTCTGGAAGGCTCCCCGTTTCATCGGCTCCTGCACGTGTTCGCTTGCCCCCATCCGGGGTGCGCTAGTGGCAGGGCGCGCAG TTGGAAGGTGTTTCGTTCCCAGTGCCTGCAAATGCGAGAGAAAGAGACGCAGGACGCTCAG AAGCAGGAAGATGGCCTCACAGCTGAGGATTGGTGTGAAGGTGCAGATGACTGGGGAAGTGATGGTGAGGAGGCGCCTCCACTACAGGTTATCTCAGATTTCGGAAATGATTCCAGCAGTGCCAAAGACAGAGATTGGCCTGCCCAGCTCCAAGACCTCCGCCTGCAGGATACTGTCCCGGATGCTGCTCCTCCTGTGCCTCCTGGGGAAGGGATGGCCTTGCCTTCTGTGCTGCCGCAGTTCCTGCCCTACTACATCTGTGTTGTTGAGGAGGATGACTACAGGGACTTCGTCAGTCTAGATCATGCTCAGAGCCTTCTGAGGGAGTATCAACAGAGAGAGGGAACTGATATGGAACAGTTGCTTTCCCAAAG TCTTTCTAGTGATggtgatgaaaaatatgagaagACCATAATTAAAAGTGGAGATAAGATGTTTTACAAATTCATGAAGAGAATTGCTGCTTGTCAGGAGCAGATTTTGAG GTATTCCTGGAGTGGAGAACCACTTTTCTTGACCTGCCCTACATCAGAAGTCACTGAGCTCCCAGCCTGCAGTCACTGTGGAATCCGAAGGATATTTGAGTTTCAGCTTATGCCAGCGCTGGTCAGCATGCTCAGAAGTGCTAATTTAG GcctttctgtggaatttggaaccatTCTAATATACACATGTGAGAAGAGTTGCTGGCCTCAAAATCATGGGACTCCTGTGGAAGAATTTTGTATTATCCAAGAGGACCCAGATGAATTATTATTTAAGTAG